A stretch of Triticum aestivum cultivar Chinese Spring chromosome 1D, IWGSC CS RefSeq v2.1, whole genome shotgun sequence DNA encodes these proteins:
- the LOC123171862 gene encoding high molecular mass early light-inducible protein HV58, chloroplastic, producing the protein MATMVALSSFAVVGRSAARSPVAAPRRRTLVVRAQTEPGMDSTKETTSASTSSSPSTSPTPTPIPAAPKPMAKKANPSVWDALAFSGPAPERINGRLAMVGFMAALSVEAARGGGLLDQAGSGAGLGWFLVTAGVFSVASLVPLLQGQSVESKSSGFWSADAELWNGRFAMLGLVALAATEFITGAPFVNI; encoded by the exons ATGGCGACCATGGTGGCTTTGAGTTCCTTCGCCGTCGTCGGCCGGTCCGCCGCCCGCTCTCCAGTGGCGGCCCCGCGCCGGAGGACCCTCGTCGTCAGGGCCCAGACCGAG CCTGGCATGGACTCAACCAAGGAGACAACGAGCGCATCGACCTCCTCCTCCCCGAGCACgagcccgaccccgaccccgatcccGGCGGCACCCAAGCCCATGGCCAAGAAGGCTAACCCCTCGGTCTGGGACGCGCTCGCCTTCAGCGGCCCGGCGCCGGAGCGAATCAACGGCCGGCTGGCCATGGTGGGATTCATGGCGGCGCTCTCCGTcgaggcggcgcgcggcggcgggctcCTCGACCAGGCCGGCAGCGGCGCCGGGCTGGGCTGGTTCCTGGTGACCGCGGGGGTGTTCTCCGTGGCATCGTTGGTGCCGCTGCTGCAGGGCCAGAGCGTGGAGAGCAAGTCCAGTGGCTTCTGGAGCGCGGACGCCGAGCTCTGGAACGGCCGCTTCGCCATGCTTGGCCTCGTCGCGCTGGCCGCCACCGAGTTCATTACCGGCGCGCCCTTCGTCAACATCTAA
- the LOC123182489 gene encoding zinc finger CCCH domain-containing protein 36 isoform X1: MATAAGPVGGLSAKDEIREVEMEIMNPPEEAAERAGLKRAWGYANAGASHGFIGVTTAEKEPTLLPHNNVKYLKKAGSGNLLRPDMPDTNAWRFSSSSPGGDLGSKTRTPTGTFNAQGQCKKGNNCTSPHGREGSGFCNLWSQEENAGSLTSVGYGKHRGSEEGFEAQCVSNLNDLHNYGRYRTLIQSYGEDHRGLAHNSPNLNISEERSCRTDNFWTTKPTPPVNELVQISVQGKNHKPSLMGHHISLPSDSYLDGRGTLSRLHLDGEKLLPDLNVAKASSLSDSHVSDYWHRPFYSSVSFDYPQYGEKRSAYGGPTENLPHKHQKEHSSSFASYSSNSITGFRSPGHNSSVHSLGSQPSRGITHPGMPSLHQLTPGIEKFGLHKDVYFDKGCGTSRPGLRASSSCQPEHLSPIKDDPWVTSVPFVPLVEFPNSASPSNSPYDPLADSMDPPKVESGNILKSSNISCSISSQHTAGNGVIDGDINKSLIYDKLARNMSAKGSNEFAGLVAPGKERSSLDGDTLVKAFERTKDGAIDEKTRDYFRIHLAEHVKELLKPIWKEGKLSKDAHKLIVKKSVDKVLATVDLHQVPATKELITDYITMSGTKIEKLVKAYVDRHGTR, translated from the exons ATGGCGACCGCCGCCGGCCCCGTCGGCGGGCTGTCGGCGAAGGACGAGATTAGGGAGGTGGAGATGGAGATCATGAACCcgccggaggaggcggcggagcgggCCGGGCTGAAGAGGGCCTGGGGCTACGCGAACGCCGGCGCTTCTCATG GTTTTATTGGAGTGACTACTGCTGAAAAGGAGCCAACACTCCTGCCTCATAACAATGTCAAATATCTGAAGAAAGCTGGCAGTGGCAATCTTCTACGTCCGGATATGCCAGATACTAATGCTTGGAG ATTTAGTAGCTCATCTCCTGGTGGAGATCTGGGGAGCAAAACCAGAACCCCTACGGGTACCTTTAATGCTCAAGGCCAGTGCAAGAAAGGAAATAATTGCACTTCTCCTCATGGAAGAGAGGGTTCTGGTTTTTGTAACCTGTGGAGTCAAGAAGAAAATGCTGGTTCACTCACATCAGTTGGTTATGGGAAACATAGAG GCTCTGAAGAAGGATTTGAAGCACAATGTGTATCCAACTTGAATGATCTGCACAACTATGGGCGATATAGGACCCTCATTCAGTCTTATGGCGAAGATCATAGGGGGCTGGCTCATAACTCGCCCAACCTAAATATTTCAGAGGAGAGGTCTTGCAGAACTGATAATTTCTGGACTACAAAGCCTACCCCTCCTGTAAATGAGCTGGTGCAGATCTCAGTTCAAGGGAAAAACCACAAACCTAGTCTCATGGGACACCATATTAGTTTGCCCTCTGATAGCTACTTGGATGGCAGGGGAACCTTAAGTAGATTGCATTTAGATGGAGAAAAGCTGTTGCCGGATCTGAATGTGGCCAAAGCAAGCAGCCTAAGTGATTCTCATGTCTCTGATTATTGGCATCGACCATTTTACTCATCTGTTTCATTTGACTATCCCCAGTATGGTGAGAAGCGATCTGCTTATGGTGGACCAACAGAAAATCTTCCTCACAAACATCAGAAAGAACATAGTTCAAGCTTTGCCTCATACAGCTCAAACAGTATAACAGGGTTCAGAAGTCCAGGCCACAATAGCTCTGTTCATTCCTTGGGTAGCCAACCTTCTCGAGGAATTACTCACCCAGGAATGCCGTCCCTTCATCAGTTAACACCTGGTATCGAGAAATTTGGTCTCCATAAAGATGTATATTTTGACAAGGGCTGTGGTACATCTAGGCCTGGGTTACGTGCAAGCAGTTCATGTCAGCCTGAGCACCTTTCCCCAATCAAGGATGACCCTTGGGTAACTTCAGTGCCTTTTGTACCTCTTGTTGAGTTTCCCAACAGTGCATCACCTTCAAATAGTCCATATGACCCACTTGCTGACAGTATGGACCCTCCCAAAGTTGAGAGTGGCAATATTCTCAAGTCCTCCAACATATCCTGCAGCATTTCAAGTCAGCACACTGCTGGGAATGGTGTTATAGATGGAGATATCAACAAATCATTGATATATGATAAGTTGGCAAGGAATATGTCGGCAAAAGGGTCAAATGAGTTTGCAGGCTTGGTTGCACCTGGTAAGGAACGCTCTAGTCTGGATGGCGATACTTTGGTGAAAGCTTTTGAAAGAACCAAAGATGGAGCAATTGACGAGAAAACGAGGGATTATTTCCGTATTCATTTGGCAGAACATGTGAAGGAGTTGCTGAAACCTATTTGGAAGGAAGGCAAACTGAGTAAAGATGCTCATAAACTGATAGTAAAAAAATCTGTTGACAAAGTTCTTGCTACAGTTGACCTGCATCAAGTACCAGCTACTAAAGAATTGATAACTGATTATATAACCATGTCTGGAACAAAGATTGAAAAGCTTGTGAAG GCATATGTTGATAGGCATGGTACAAGATGA
- the LOC123171878 gene encoding high molecular mass early light-inducible protein HV58, chloroplastic: protein MATMMALSSFAVVARSAARSPVVAPRRRALVVRAQTEPDMDSAKETTSASTSSSLGTSPTPTPIPAAPKPMTKKANPSVWDALAFSGPAPERINGRLAMVGFVAVLTVEAARGGGLLDQAGSGVGLGWFLVTAGVFSVASLVPLLQGQSVESKSSGFWSADAELWNGRFAMLGLVALAATEFITGAPFVNI from the exons ATGGCGACCATGATGGCTTTGAGCTCCTTCGCCGTCGTTGCCCGGTCCGCCGCCCGTTCTCCAGTGGTGGCCCCGCGCCGTCGCGCCCTCGTCGTCAGGGCCCAGACCGAG CCTGACATGGACTCAGCCAAGGAGACGACGAGCGCGTCGACGTCCTCGTCCCTGGGCACgagcccgaccccgaccccgatcccGGCGGCACCCAAGCCCATGACCAAGAAGGCCAACCCCTCGGTGTGGGACGCGCTCGCGTTCAGCGGCCCGGCGCCGGAGCGCATCAACGGCCGGCTGGCCATGGTGGGATTCGTGGCGGTGCTCACCGTCGAGGCGGCGCGCGGTGGCGGGCTTCTCGACCAGGCCGGCAGCGGCGTGGGGTTGGGCTGGTTCCTGGTGACCGCGGGGGTGTTCTCCGTGGCATCGTTGGTGCCGCTGCTTCAGGGCCAGAGCGTGGAGAGCAAGTCCAGCGGCTTCTGGAGCGCGGACGCCGAGCTCTGGAACGGCCGCTTCGCTATGCTCGGCCTCGTCGCGCTCGCCGCCACCGAGTTCATTACCGGCGCGCCCTTCGTCAACATCTAA
- the LOC123182489 gene encoding zinc finger CCCH domain-containing protein 36 isoform X2 translates to MATAAGPVGGLSAKDEIREVEMEIMNPPEEAAERAGLKRAWGYANAGASHGFIGVTTAEKEPTLLPHNNVKYLKKAGSGNLLRPDMPDTNAWRFSSSSPGGDLGSKTRTPTGTFNAQGQCKKGNNCTSPHGREGSGFCNLWSQEENAGSLTSVGYGKHRGSEEGFEAQCVSNLNDLHNYGRYRTLIQSYGEDHRGLAHNSPNLNISEERSCRTDNFWTTKPTPPVNELVQISVQGKNHKPSLMGHHISLPSDSYLDGRGTLSRLHLDGEKLLPDLNVAKASSLSDSHVSDYWHRPFYSSVSFDYPQYGEKRSAYGGPTENLPHKHQKEHSSSFASYSSNSITGFRSPGHNSSVHSLGSQPSRGITHPGMPSLHQLTPGIEKFGLHKDVYFDKGCGTSRPGLRASSSCQPEHLSPIKDDPWVTSVPFVPLVEFPNSASPSNSPYDPLADSMDPPKVESGNILKSSNISCSISSQHTAGNGVIDGDINKSLIYDKLARNMSAKGSNEFAGLVAPGKERSSLDGDTLVKAFERTKDGAIDEKTRDYFRIHLAEHVKELLKPIWKEGKLSKDAHKLIVKKSVDKVLATVDLHQVPATKELITDYITMSGTKIEKLVKPT, encoded by the exons ATGGCGACCGCCGCCGGCCCCGTCGGCGGGCTGTCGGCGAAGGACGAGATTAGGGAGGTGGAGATGGAGATCATGAACCcgccggaggaggcggcggagcgggCCGGGCTGAAGAGGGCCTGGGGCTACGCGAACGCCGGCGCTTCTCATG GTTTTATTGGAGTGACTACTGCTGAAAAGGAGCCAACACTCCTGCCTCATAACAATGTCAAATATCTGAAGAAAGCTGGCAGTGGCAATCTTCTACGTCCGGATATGCCAGATACTAATGCTTGGAG ATTTAGTAGCTCATCTCCTGGTGGAGATCTGGGGAGCAAAACCAGAACCCCTACGGGTACCTTTAATGCTCAAGGCCAGTGCAAGAAAGGAAATAATTGCACTTCTCCTCATGGAAGAGAGGGTTCTGGTTTTTGTAACCTGTGGAGTCAAGAAGAAAATGCTGGTTCACTCACATCAGTTGGTTATGGGAAACATAGAG GCTCTGAAGAAGGATTTGAAGCACAATGTGTATCCAACTTGAATGATCTGCACAACTATGGGCGATATAGGACCCTCATTCAGTCTTATGGCGAAGATCATAGGGGGCTGGCTCATAACTCGCCCAACCTAAATATTTCAGAGGAGAGGTCTTGCAGAACTGATAATTTCTGGACTACAAAGCCTACCCCTCCTGTAAATGAGCTGGTGCAGATCTCAGTTCAAGGGAAAAACCACAAACCTAGTCTCATGGGACACCATATTAGTTTGCCCTCTGATAGCTACTTGGATGGCAGGGGAACCTTAAGTAGATTGCATTTAGATGGAGAAAAGCTGTTGCCGGATCTGAATGTGGCCAAAGCAAGCAGCCTAAGTGATTCTCATGTCTCTGATTATTGGCATCGACCATTTTACTCATCTGTTTCATTTGACTATCCCCAGTATGGTGAGAAGCGATCTGCTTATGGTGGACCAACAGAAAATCTTCCTCACAAACATCAGAAAGAACATAGTTCAAGCTTTGCCTCATACAGCTCAAACAGTATAACAGGGTTCAGAAGTCCAGGCCACAATAGCTCTGTTCATTCCTTGGGTAGCCAACCTTCTCGAGGAATTACTCACCCAGGAATGCCGTCCCTTCATCAGTTAACACCTGGTATCGAGAAATTTGGTCTCCATAAAGATGTATATTTTGACAAGGGCTGTGGTACATCTAGGCCTGGGTTACGTGCAAGCAGTTCATGTCAGCCTGAGCACCTTTCCCCAATCAAGGATGACCCTTGGGTAACTTCAGTGCCTTTTGTACCTCTTGTTGAGTTTCCCAACAGTGCATCACCTTCAAATAGTCCATATGACCCACTTGCTGACAGTATGGACCCTCCCAAAGTTGAGAGTGGCAATATTCTCAAGTCCTCCAACATATCCTGCAGCATTTCAAGTCAGCACACTGCTGGGAATGGTGTTATAGATGGAGATATCAACAAATCATTGATATATGATAAGTTGGCAAGGAATATGTCGGCAAAAGGGTCAAATGAGTTTGCAGGCTTGGTTGCACCTGGTAAGGAACGCTCTAGTCTGGATGGCGATACTTTGGTGAAAGCTTTTGAAAGAACCAAAGATGGAGCAATTGACGAGAAAACGAGGGATTATTTCCGTATTCATTTGGCAGAACATGTGAAGGAGTTGCTGAAACCTATTTGGAAGGAAGGCAAACTGAGTAAAGATGCTCATAAACTGATAGTAAAAAAATCTGTTGACAAAGTTCTTGCTACAGTTGACCTGCATCAAGTACCAGCTACTAAAGAATTGATAACTGATTATATAACCATGTCTGGAACAAAGATTGAAAAGCTTGTGAAG CCAACCTGA
- the LOC123182489 gene encoding zinc finger CCCH domain-containing protein 36 isoform X3: MPDTNAWRFSSSSPGGDLGSKTRTPTGTFNAQGQCKKGNNCTSPHGREGSGFCNLWSQEENAGSLTSVGYGKHRGSEEGFEAQCVSNLNDLHNYGRYRTLIQSYGEDHRGLAHNSPNLNISEERSCRTDNFWTTKPTPPVNELVQISVQGKNHKPSLMGHHISLPSDSYLDGRGTLSRLHLDGEKLLPDLNVAKASSLSDSHVSDYWHRPFYSSVSFDYPQYGEKRSAYGGPTENLPHKHQKEHSSSFASYSSNSITGFRSPGHNSSVHSLGSQPSRGITHPGMPSLHQLTPGIEKFGLHKDVYFDKGCGTSRPGLRASSSCQPEHLSPIKDDPWVTSVPFVPLVEFPNSASPSNSPYDPLADSMDPPKVESGNILKSSNISCSISSQHTAGNGVIDGDINKSLIYDKLARNMSAKGSNEFAGLVAPGKERSSLDGDTLVKAFERTKDGAIDEKTRDYFRIHLAEHVKELLKPIWKEGKLSKDAHKLIVKKSVDKVLATVDLHQVPATKELITDYITMSGTKIEKLVKAYVDRHGTR, from the exons ATGCCAGATACTAATGCTTGGAG ATTTAGTAGCTCATCTCCTGGTGGAGATCTGGGGAGCAAAACCAGAACCCCTACGGGTACCTTTAATGCTCAAGGCCAGTGCAAGAAAGGAAATAATTGCACTTCTCCTCATGGAAGAGAGGGTTCTGGTTTTTGTAACCTGTGGAGTCAAGAAGAAAATGCTGGTTCACTCACATCAGTTGGTTATGGGAAACATAGAG GCTCTGAAGAAGGATTTGAAGCACAATGTGTATCCAACTTGAATGATCTGCACAACTATGGGCGATATAGGACCCTCATTCAGTCTTATGGCGAAGATCATAGGGGGCTGGCTCATAACTCGCCCAACCTAAATATTTCAGAGGAGAGGTCTTGCAGAACTGATAATTTCTGGACTACAAAGCCTACCCCTCCTGTAAATGAGCTGGTGCAGATCTCAGTTCAAGGGAAAAACCACAAACCTAGTCTCATGGGACACCATATTAGTTTGCCCTCTGATAGCTACTTGGATGGCAGGGGAACCTTAAGTAGATTGCATTTAGATGGAGAAAAGCTGTTGCCGGATCTGAATGTGGCCAAAGCAAGCAGCCTAAGTGATTCTCATGTCTCTGATTATTGGCATCGACCATTTTACTCATCTGTTTCATTTGACTATCCCCAGTATGGTGAGAAGCGATCTGCTTATGGTGGACCAACAGAAAATCTTCCTCACAAACATCAGAAAGAACATAGTTCAAGCTTTGCCTCATACAGCTCAAACAGTATAACAGGGTTCAGAAGTCCAGGCCACAATAGCTCTGTTCATTCCTTGGGTAGCCAACCTTCTCGAGGAATTACTCACCCAGGAATGCCGTCCCTTCATCAGTTAACACCTGGTATCGAGAAATTTGGTCTCCATAAAGATGTATATTTTGACAAGGGCTGTGGTACATCTAGGCCTGGGTTACGTGCAAGCAGTTCATGTCAGCCTGAGCACCTTTCCCCAATCAAGGATGACCCTTGGGTAACTTCAGTGCCTTTTGTACCTCTTGTTGAGTTTCCCAACAGTGCATCACCTTCAAATAGTCCATATGACCCACTTGCTGACAGTATGGACCCTCCCAAAGTTGAGAGTGGCAATATTCTCAAGTCCTCCAACATATCCTGCAGCATTTCAAGTCAGCACACTGCTGGGAATGGTGTTATAGATGGAGATATCAACAAATCATTGATATATGATAAGTTGGCAAGGAATATGTCGGCAAAAGGGTCAAATGAGTTTGCAGGCTTGGTTGCACCTGGTAAGGAACGCTCTAGTCTGGATGGCGATACTTTGGTGAAAGCTTTTGAAAGAACCAAAGATGGAGCAATTGACGAGAAAACGAGGGATTATTTCCGTATTCATTTGGCAGAACATGTGAAGGAGTTGCTGAAACCTATTTGGAAGGAAGGCAAACTGAGTAAAGATGCTCATAAACTGATAGTAAAAAAATCTGTTGACAAAGTTCTTGCTACAGTTGACCTGCATCAAGTACCAGCTACTAAAGAATTGATAACTGATTATATAACCATGTCTGGAACAAAGATTGAAAAGCTTGTGAAG GCATATGTTGATAGGCATGGTACAAGATGA